The Amycolatopsis endophytica genome includes the window GGCCCTCGTCGGCGAAGGCCGCGTGCGCCGCGGCCAGCACGCGCGCCCGGTTGCGGCGCGCGTCGGCACGCAGTCCGCTGCGGCCCGCTGAGGTGGTCATCACGTCCGAGTCTAGTCAGCCGCCGGCGGTCACGGCCGGTTCCGCGAACAACCCGACCAGACCGGGCCACGCGCCGGGCACGAGCAGCACCGCCAGCACGGTGAACACCGGGACGATCAGGAACTTCTCGACGCCCTTGCCCGTGCGGAACCGCAGGAACGCGGGCGGCCGCAGCTCGTACCAGGTCTCCCCGGCGATCGGCACCGGGAACAGGAAGGGGCAGCCGGATTCGGTGAGCGCGTCGCCGAGGCAGTGAGTGAAGCACCCCGCCGCGACGGCGATCCCCAGCCAGCCGGTGAGCTGCGACAGTTCCGCCGCCGCGCTCGCCGTCAGCGCCCACCACACCACACCGCCACCGGCGACGATCAGCAGCCAGTCGCCCAGGGCGTCGGCCGCGAGCAGCAACGCGAACACCACCACCCCGGCAACCACGTACCAGCCGCCTGCCCGCGTTCCGTACGTCGTCGCCACGCCAAGGCCCGCCGCGAACAGCACCGTGTGCGACAGGTGCCGGTGGCTGCCCCTGCCCGGCTCGTCCCGCGGGCCCTTCGTCACCTGGTACAGGCCCGCGGACGCATGCCGCAGCAGCCAGCACAGGAACCCGGTGATCGGCCCGAGCAGCTTCGAGGCGCGGGCGTGGGGGTGGTCGAGGTCCGGCAGCAGCGCGAAGCCCGCGGTCGTCGCGGCGAACGCCAGCGCCTGGTGCACGGAG containing:
- a CDS encoding metal-dependent hydrolase, whose translation is MGSTHALTGWCAGLALAPAIGAGSVHQALAFAATTAGFALLPDLDHPHARASKLLGPITGFLCWLLRHASAGLYQVTKGPRDEPGRGSHRHLSHTVLFAAGLGVATTYGTRAGGWYVVAGVVVFALLLAADALGDWLLIVAGGGVVWWALTASAAAELSQLTGWLGIAVAAGCFTHCLGDALTESGCPFLFPVPIAGETWYELRPPAFLRFRTGKGVEKFLIVPVFTVLAVLLVPGAWPGLVGLFAEPAVTAGG